The window CGCTTTTGCTGTGGGCTCACCACTTTCGGGAGACGACGTCTTTCAGAGCTGCATTGTCGAGCAACGCATCCGCCAGTAAACGCTTGAGCTTGCTGTTCTCGTTTTCCAGCGCTTTGAGCCGCTTGGCCTCTGACACGTCCATTCCACCGTACTTGGCCTTCCACTTGTAGTACGAAGCATCCGAGAAACCAAGCTTGCGGCACAGCTCAACGACCGGCAAACCTGAATCGGCTTCTTTCAGAAACCCGATGATCTGCTCTTCAGTAAAGCGTTTCTTCATGATCCAACTCCTTTCAGAATTGGATTCTACTCACTCTTGTTGCTAATCTTGGGGGCAGGTCAGTAAGGGTATGCACCCGGTAGTCGCCGAGGGCTCCATACAGGTGCTGCGAGCGGGATACGTCGGCCTTGTGGGAAGCCTTGGAGACGGACACCTCTTCGAGGTATCTCTTCAGGATTTCTCGGACTGTCATAGTCTGCCCCGAGGTAGAACCCACGAACTGCTGCCGGGCCATCTGGGACTCAACCTCGCGGCCCCATGCTTGGTCTTCGGCTTTGATAGTGAATGTTCTGCTCTGAGTTGGGAACCCCTCAATGCGGACCTGGCAACGCCAGTTGCTCCCGTTTTTGTAGATAGACACCATGCGACCCTCTTTCGGTCGCGTCCAATAAAGTCGCTGCACCAAAACTGCACCGAACCCCGCTCAACTGGATACAGCGCCGCGTCCCGTAAGGGATGCAAGCCAACGAGCAATGGCCTTCTAAGCCATAGGTCGGGGGTTCGCGTCCCTCAGGGCAGGCCAGTTCCTGATTCCATACGACCACCTTTCTCACTGCGGCTGTTGGATTGCCAACGGCTCAAGATCAAGCTTCGCATCCCTACACCAACGCGGTCACATTTCTTTCGGAAATCAGCAAGTTAGACGCCTTGCCAAGCGATAGTTAAGTGGAACATCCTCGCAAGATCGTGGACCACTGACCTCCCCCCTAAGCTTCAGCGCTGACATTTGATGAACGACAAATATCGGAAGCTCCTGATTTCCTTTTGCCTGCTGGCCTTGCCTATGCTCGGGCAGGCACAACATCGTTTTGTTTCGTTGGCTGAAGCCGATCGCACCACCGAGCCCCCTCAGCCAGGCATTTGCCATACCTACGACCAGCCCCTTAAAATGCCCTGCGTAGCAGACATCATATTCGCCTGATTGTCTTCTCCGTAACGCCTGACCACATCACAAAATAACAGGGGGAAAAATGAAAATAGTCCTTTCGGCATCTGCGTTAGCCTTGATCCTCACCGGCTGCGCCTCGCCCCAGCCGGGCAATGGGGCCGGCGACATCTCGGTGTTGGGACCTGGCGAGACCCTGGTCTGCAAGCGAACCACCGGTAAGGAAATTGCCGCATTGTTCGACCGCTGGAACCAATCGCTGCAAACACTCGAGCCCGAAGCGGTCGCGGCCAATTACGCGCCTCGCTCAATACTCTTGCCGACCGTTTCCAACAAGCCACGATTTACCAACGAAGAGCGTATCGATTACTTCGAACACTTCCTGCACAACAAGCCGGTAGGCAAGATCGATCAGCGTTGGCTTTCGATCGGCTGCAACACTGCGATCGACGCTGGCCTCTACAGTTTTACCTTTGGCACCACCGGCCAGGTCGTTCATGCCCGTTACACCTTTACCTATGAATGGGATGGCAAGCAATGGCTGATCAGCAGCCACCATTCGTCGGCCATGCCGGAGAAGTGATGCGGCATTGAGCGATGGCATGCAGTGGAACAGACGATGGTTCTGATCTACGCCGATGATGAAAGCGACAAGGGCGCAGAAATGCGCCCTTGTCGTTATGAAATCACTTAACCGCGAAAAATAATTCCATCAGACCATACCTTGCCCTCGATGCAAGCAACTGCCCTCATCGCTTGGGAAGCGGAGGATCCTGATAAGAGGTGTTTATCTTTTTTCCTGCGACAAGCGCCTGCGCCTCACGTTGGGTGCGCCTCTCATTGAGCGCTTTCCACAGCGACGGAAGTTCGTTGCGCCAGTTCGTTCTCGCCTTGGGCGGGACAAAGGCGCGGAAACCTTCGTTTTCACCCATCAGGTTCAGGACCAGGATGTAATGTCCGGGACGACTCACGTCCAATGCACCCTGGTCTCGCTGCATGGTCACGGTCAGAAAAACACCATCGGCATAGAAGGACCAGTGACTGAGATCTTCAAGACGCATCCACTCATCCAACGTGGGCACGTAATCGATATTGAGACCGCTGGCCGGGGATTGCCCGGTTACGTAATCGAAACGTTCTTTTCCCGTCAATCGTGGATCATCCGGATCAATCAGCACGCGCCAAGCTTTTTTCTCAAGTGCGGCCAGAATGGCATAGATCTTGTTCCTTGCCTGCTCATGACTCATCACGCTGCCACTGGACAGGCCGATATAGATCTTCCAATTCGCAATATGCTCTTCGGGAAACTGGGCATCCTCCTCCCCCTGCAGCACACGGACATCAGGAATCTGAACTGAAGCAGCACCGTGATGAATGTGGACATCTCCAAGCTGCGCACCACCCCATTGCATCAGATAGAAGTTGATGCCCGCCGGTTGCTTGATGACCTTGATGGCCGAAGGAGCCTGGTCAATGAACGCCTTACTGGGCTCATTGGCGCGAATGGCGATACTCGACGGCATCTGAATTTCGCTTCTCTGCGCATAGGTGATTGCTGGCAATGCCAGCCAAAACGTCATAATCAAAAAAAGGTAACGTGACATGAAGAGAACTCTATAGGCGGTAGATCTGGGGCGCCTTCAATACCGGAGACTCACTATCGTCCATGGTTACCCTGCCAGCCATGGTGCGCAACCCTGCCTCCATGTAATCAGGTTTCTGTTGCATCAATGAATGAAAACTATCAGCAGCGCGTTTAATCCACATCATCCGGCTTTCTACCCCTTCCAATACAGTATCATCCGCAGCCAGAGTGCCATTAGCTACTTACGCGGTCAATGCCAGCATAGCCGGCTGCTCCTGCACCGGCTCAGTCGATTCAGGTTGGGGCGCTTCGGCACTACGTTCCAGACGGAACACGGACACTGCCTGCGCCAGCCCCTTGGCCTGTTCGCGCAAGGATTGCGACGCGGCGGCGGCCTCTTCCACCAGCGCGGCATTCTGCTGAGTAGTCTGATCCATCATGCCGATGGCCTGGTTGACCTGGGCGATGCCGTCGCTCTGCTCGCCGCTGGCCACGCTGATATCGCGCACGATGCCGCTGACGCGCCGCACGCTAGTGACCACTTCTTCCATCGTGCTGCCGGCCTGCAGCACCAGGCGACTACCGCTCTGGACCTTGTTGACCGAGTCATCGATTAGCTCCTTGATCTCGCGCGCCGCCGAGGCCGAGCGCTGGGCCAGCGAGCGCACTTCGGACGCGACCACGGCAAACCCGCGCCCCTGCTCCCCAGCGCGAGCAGCTTCGACGGCGGCATTGAGCGCCAGGATATTGGTCTGGAAAGCAATGCCATCGATCACACTGATGATGTCCACGATCTTCAGTGAAGACGCATTGATCGCCTCCATGGTCAAGATCACCTCGTCAACCACCTTGCCCGCCTGCCCCGCCACGCCTGATGCTGACTGCGCCAGTTCGTCGGCCTGACGGGCGTTGTCGGCGTTCTGCTTGACGGTGGTAGTGAGCTGGCCCATGGCGGAGACGGTCTCCTCCAGCGAACCGGCCTGGGCTTCGGTGCGCGAGGAAAGATCCAGATTGCCGCTGGCAATCTCGCGGGTGGCTGTTTCAATGGTGGCGGCGCTGTCGTTGACCTTGCCCAGGATCTGCACCAGGCTGCCCGTCATCCGCTGCAGCGACAGCATCAACTGCGTGACTTCGTCACGTCCGCGCAAGACGATCTGCGAACTGAGGTCGCCACGCCCGATGGTGTCGGCCAGCTCCGTGGCGGCGTGCAGCGAATGACGGATATTGCGCACCAGCAGCAGGCTCAGCGCGCTGACCATCACGATCACCAGCGTAGCGGCGGCAATGGTCAGATAGATGGACAGCTGCAGATGCTCGTCAGCAGCTTCGGCGCCCTGCCTGCCGAGCTGCTCGTTGTAGTTCTTGTGTTCATTGAGCACGGCCATGAGGCGCTGGCCGGTAGGCGCCATCTTCTCTTCCATGGCAACGCGCAGCGCATCTTCCTTGCCGGCACTGCCGAGGTCGACCATGGCCATGCGGTGCTTCTCGTACTCGGCAAAAAAACGACGATCCGCTTCCAGCATGCGCCGGTCGGTGTCGTCGGAAATACAGCATCGCTCGAACTGGTCGAAGAAGTCCTGCGCCTTCTGATGCAGGGCGGCCATATTGGCCACGGTCTTCTCGCGTGCGGTCGGTTCGATCACGTAACGCGCGATGTTGAGCCGGATGCCATAGATGGCGTCGGTGGCGCCATTGAGCGCCAGCACGCTGGGAATGGTATCGGTCGCGGAATAGCCGGCTGAGCTGGCGATCCTGTGGCTCTGGTAGAGACCCACCACGGCCTGCATGATCACGCCGAGTACGACGGCAACGATCAGAAGATAAAGTTTTCTTGCTATGGTCATGTCCCCGACTCCCCCGGTATCTCCGCTGCGCCGGATGGCGCAGTCCACCATGCCAATGCTGGCGAGTCGAAACATAGCGCAAAAATACATCTTCAAAGATTACATTTGCTGACCTTTCCTGACCATTGCTGACCTCTGCCGAGCAATACCGCCGTGCTTATGCGGTCAATGCCAGCATGGCCGGCTGTTCCTGCACCGGCGCAACCACTGCAGGCTTGGCCGCCGCAGCACTGCGTTCCAGACGGAACACCGACACCGCCTGCGCCAGGCCCTTGGCCTGTTCACGCAGGGATTGCGAGGCGGCGGCGGCCTCTTCCACCAGCGCGGCATTCTGCTGGGTAGTCTGGTCCATCATGCCGATGGCCTGATTGACCTGGGCGATGCCGTCGCTCTGCTCACCACTGGCCACACTGATGTCGCGCACGATGTCGCTGACGCGCTGCACGCTCGTCACCACCTGTTCCATGGTGTTGCCGGCCTGCATCACCAGGCGGCTGCCGCTCTGGACCTTCTCCACGGAGTCGTCGATGAGTTCCTTGATCTCGCGCGCCGCCGAGGCCGAACGCTGGGCCAGCGAGCGCACTTCGGAGGCGACCACGGCGAAGCCGCGTCCCTGCTCTCCAGCGCGGGCGGCTTCGACGGCGGCATTGAGCGCCAGGATGTTGGTCTGGAAAGCGATCCCGTCGATGACGCTGATGATGTCCACGATCTTCAGCGACGAGCTGTTGATGGCATCCATAGTGTGCACCACCTCCTGCACCACCTTGCCGCCTTCGGAGGCCACCGACGAAGCGGAGCTGGCCAGGGTATCGGCCTGGTGGGCGTTGTCGGCGTTCTGCTTCACGGTGGCGGTGAGCTGTTCCATGGCTGAAGCAGTCTCTTCGATGGAGCCGGCCTGCGCTTCAGTGCGGGCCGACAGATCGAGGTTGCCGGAGGCGATCTCGGAGGAGGCGGACTCGATGGCTGCCACACTCTGGCGCACATTGCCGACGATATTGACCAGGCTGGCCGTCATCTCGCCGATGGCGTGCAGCAGCTGGCCGACCTCGTCCTTGCCGGTCATCTTGACCTTGGAACTGAGGTCGCCGTGTGCGATGGCGTTGGCCACGCGGATGGCGTCATCGAGCGAGACCGAGATCCCGCGCGAGATCAACAGGCTGGTCGCGCCCACTATCGCCGCCACCAGCAGGCTCACGAGAATGGCCTGGTAGGTCGAGGACTGCAAGATGCCCTCAGCGGTTTCCACGCCCTGGCGACCCAGTTGCTCCTTGTACTTGCGATGCTCGGCGAGCGCGGCGATGAGCTTGTCGCCGGGCGGCACCACCAGTTGCTCGATGGCGCGCAAGGCCTCTTCATTGCGGGACTCGGCGCCGATGCGCAGCACTACGGCGCGCTGCTTTTCGTAGTCGGCGAAGGCCTGGCGATCGGCCTCAAGCAGCTTGCGGTCGGTGTCGTCGGAAATGTCTTCGCGGGCATAGCGATCGAAGGCGGCCAGCACGCGGTCATGCTGTTCGGCCATGGCTTTTTCCAGGCGGGTGCGCGAGACCGGATCGGTGGCGGCGGCGTATTTCCAGATGCCCACGCGGATACCGAAAGCGGCTTCGCCTGCATCCCCCAGCGCGAGCAGGCTGGGGACGGTGTTGACGGATGAATAGCTGGCGGCCTTGGCCACTTCCCTGCTTTGATAGATGCCCAGCAATGACAGGCTGGCCAGACCGAGGATGACCGCGAGGGTCAGGAGATGGAGTTTCTTAGCGATGGTCATGTTCGACGTCCGATGCGCACATCCCAGATGATGTGCAGGTGTGTTCCATTAAGGTGCATCGAAATTATATGTCGCTCAAAAACTTAGAAACTCCGCATCTGGCCTTGGCTTGATGCGGATCATGTTCCACCTGCCGCGGCTTGCAGGACAGCAACATCGGCGGCGATGAGAAGCGCATGACCAACTTTAAGAATACGTAACTATCGCTCAAGCATCTTGCTCGGGACTCTTGTACGTCAGCATGGAGGAAAAGGATGGCCGTGGCCGAAGCGCCAGCGTTCAGGTCGCTCCGGCCAGGTGCAATGGTGCTCAGTCGGCGGAGCCGGTGCGGTAGATGTCAGGACGGGAAATGTGCCAGACGAAGTCGCCGCGATTGATCGCCTCGAAACCACAGCGCGCATACAGCCAGGGCGCGGTAGACGTGGTCAGCATCACGCGACGCAGTTTGAGCAGGGTCGGATGCTGGTTGCAGGATTCAATGAGCCAACGTCCCAGACCCTGGCCGCGCAAGTCTTCGAGGACGAACACATCGCACAGGTAGCCGAAGGTGGCGTGGTCGGTCACCACGCGGGCGAAACCGATCTGCCGGGCGCCGCGATAGAGGCCAAAGCAGAGGCTGTTGGCAATGGCCGTGCGCACGGTGTTGATGTCGATGCCGGGAGACCAGCTCGAATGGGTGAGAACGTCATGGATGAGGGGGATATCCAGCCGGTCGGGATCGGTGTCGATGAGAAAATCATCGCGCCGCCAGATCAGATGATGGCTCATGGTTTTTCCTTGTTGTGTTGATTGGCTGTGCGCCTTGGAAACAAGGCTATAAATAATTTACTGATACGGATACTGATAATCCAGTAATCCAGTTCCTTCGCGCGCCCTCCTCGCATCGACACTTCGGGCAGCGGCGCAACCCGTGAGCAGTCGACGCCATGGATGAGCGCAATCGCGTGGCCATTCATGATGCCACAGCCCGCGAGGGGCTGCGCTGATCTTGCACGACGGGAATGCTGATGGCAAGCAAGTGGCGCCGCTGAAACATCGCTTGCAATTCCGTTACACCTGCCTGAGACGTCCTGGCCGACCATAGCCCTCATCGTCCATGGTCGGCGTCGCTGTTCTTGTCTATGCTCAAGCTCATCCTTGCGCCGACCGCATCAAGAAGGAGAACGACGTGAACAAGTCAACCCTGGCCTGGGCCGCCTGCCTGGTCTTTTCGCTGGTCTCGGGCATGCCGGCGCAGGCGCAGAGCGCCTATCCCCCTGCCCCGGCCGTCTATACCCAGCAGCAGCTGGACCAGATGCTGGCGCCGGTGGCGCTGTATCCCGATTCGCTGCTGGCCCAGGTGCTGATGGCCTCGACCTATCCGCTGGAAGTGGTGCAGGCGCAGCGCTTCATCGAAGCGCGACCGGGCTTGCAGGGCGACGGGCTGGCGCGGGCGGTGGCGCCCATGCCGTGGGACCCTAGCGTGAAGGCGCTGGTGCAGTTTCCCTCGGTGCTGGCGATGATGAATGATCGCCTGGACTGGATGCAACAGCTGGGCCAGGCTTTCCTGGGCCAGCAACCGGCGGTGATGGATACGGTGCAGAACCTGCGCGAACGCGCTCGCATCGCCGGTACGCTCGAATCCAGTCCGCAGCAACGGGTGGTGGTGCAGGATGATTTCATCGAGATCGTGCCGGTCAATCCGCAGGTGGTCTATGTGCCCTACTACAATCCGGTCGTGGTCTACGGCGACTGGTGGTGGCCCTCGGCGCCGCCGGTGGTGTGGGCGCCGCCACCGCGTTATCGCCCGCCCAGCTACAACCCGGGGTTCTCGGCCAGCATCAGCTTCAGCACTGGTATCGGCGTGATGAGCGCGGTCTTTGGCGAGGCTCGCCCGGATTGGCGTGAGCGCCAGGTGATGGTGACCCAGACGCGCATCACCAACGTCAACAACATCAATAACAATGTGGTCAACAACCGCATCGTCAACAACAACGTCACCATCAACCGTAACGTGACCGTCAACCAGCGCCCGGTGGTATGGCATCACGAAGGGCGTTATGGCGCTGGGCGCGCTGTCCCGCCGCCGCCCGCATTGGCGGCACAGGCGGCGCCCCGTCCCTCGCCCCAGGGGCAGCCGCAGGCTGCGGCAGGCATGCCTTCCTGGCGTGACCATGGTCCGCAACCCGGCCCCGCGCGACCTTTGCCGGTGGCCGACAACCCGCAGCAGCGCATCGCCCAGCAAGACCAGATGCGCCAGCGCCAGGCCGTCGAGCAGCAGCGCCAGCGTGAACAACAGGCCAATGACCAGCAACGCCAGCGCGAACAGATTGTGCGCGAGCAGCAACGCCAGCACGAGCAGCAGGCCCAGGACCAGCGTCAGCAGCAACAGGCGCAGGAGCGCCAGTGGCAACAACGGCAACAACAGATGCAGATGCAGATGCAGCAGCAACACCAGCAGCAGATGCAACAACAGCAATTGCAGCAACAGCAACGTGAACAGCAGATGCGCCAGCAGCATCAGCAACAGGAACAGCAGCGCGAACAGCAACGCCAGCAGCAGATGATGAACCAGCAGCGCGAGCAGCAGCAGCGCCAGATGGAGCAGGCCCGCCAGCAGCAGGAGCAGATGCGCCGCGAACAGCAGGCGCGCCAGCAGCCACCGCGCGAGCCGCACCCGCGCCGGGAGGAGCGGCGCGATGACCGACGCGACGAGCGCTCCTGAACGCTGCTGAACGTGCAGGAGCACGGCCGCACAGGCATTGCCTGAAGGCAAACATGGGGAGGAGCAGGCCGCTTCAGTTATAATCTCGGGTTTTCCAGAGCTTTTGGAACATGCCTGCAGCGCCCGCCCCTGGGCGCGCAGGCAAGGCCTTGCGGGGCTGGATCGTCCAGCCCTTCGCCCAGCCCTTTGGCGGCCGCGTTCCCCCGACCTCCGACCCGATCGATCCGCCATGCAAGAACCCAGCAACGAACTCCCTGATGTCGCCAGCAGCGCTGCCGACGATGCCTCCGACGCCGCCAGCGGCAACCGCAAGGTCTCGACCGACCTGATCGCGCGTGAAGTCAAGCGCCGCCGCACCTTTGGCATCATCTCCCACCCTGACGCGGGTAAGACCACGCTGACCGAAAAGCTGCTGCTGTTCTCGGGCGCGATCCAGCTGGCCGGCACGGTGAAGGCGCGCAAGAGCGGCCGTCATGCGACCTCGGACTGGATGGAAATCGAAAAGCAACGCGGCATTTCGGTGGCCAGCTCGGTGATGCAGTTCGAATACCGCGACCACGTGGTCAACCTGCTCGACACCCCCGGCCACCAGGACTTCTCCGAAGACACCTATCGCGTCTTGACCGCCGTGGACTCGGCGCTGATGGTGATCGACGCCGCCAAGGGCGTGGAAGAGCAGACCATCAAGCTGTTGAACGTCTGCCGCATGCGCAACACGCCCATCATCACCTTCATGAACAAGCTGGACCGCGAAACCCGCGATTCGCTGGAGCTGCTCGATGAGCTGGAGTCGGTGCTGAAGATCCAGTGCGCGCCGGTGACCTGGCCGATCGGCATGGGCAAGAATTTCCGTGGCGTGTATCACTTGCTGCGCGACGAGATCATGCTGTTCAAGGCGGGGGAAGAACGCGCCAATGGCAACGTGGAAATCATCAAGGGCATCGACAATCCCAAGCTGGCCGAGATGTTCCCGCTGGAAATCGAACAGCTGAAGATGGAAGTGGAGCTGGTGCATGGCGCCTCGCATCCCTTCAACCTGGACGACTTCCTGGCTGGCGTCCAGACGCCGGTCTTCTTTGGCTCGGCCATCAACAACTTCGGCGTGCGCGAGATCCTGGATGCGCTGCTGGACTGGGCGCCAGGCCCGGGTGGACGCGATGCCACGGTGCGCGAGGTCAAGCCGACCGAAGAGCCCTTCTCCGGTTTCGTCTTCAAGATCCAGGCCAACATGGACCCGGCCCACCGCGACCGCATCGCCTTCCTGCGCGTGTGCTCGGGCCGCTTCGAGCGCGGCATGAAATTGAAGCACCTGCGCCTGAACCGCGATATCAAGGTGTCCTCGGTGGTGACCTTCATGGCTTCCAGCCGCGAACAGGTGGAAGAAGCCTATGCCGGCGACATCATCGGCCTGCCCAACCACGGCAACATGCAGATCGGCGACAGCTTCTCCGAAGGCGAGATGCTGCAATTCACCGGCATCCCCTACTTCGCACCGGACTTCTTCCGCGTGGCGCGCATCCGCAATCCGCTCAAGATCAAGCAATTGCACAAGGGCCTGCAGCAGCTGGGCGAAGAAGGCGCGGTACAGGTCTTCAAGCCCGTCACCGGCAGCGACCTGATCCTGGGCGCGGTGGGCGTGCTGCAGTTCGAAGTGGTGGCCAGCCGCCTGTTGAATGAATATGGCGTGGACGCGGTCTTCGAAGGCACCAGCATCAGCAGCGCGCGCTGGATCAGCTGCGACGACAAGAAGAAGCTGGCTGACTTCGAGAAGTCTTCGGCCGGCGCCAACCTGGCCATCGATGCCGCTGGCAACATGGCCTACCTGGCCAGCTCGGGGGTGAACCTGCGCCTGACCCAGGAGCGCTGGCCCGAAATCACCTTCCATGCCACCCGCGAACACGCGGCCAAGCTGGACTAAGGTGTTGCGCTTGGGCTGCGTACGCTCCTGCCGTTCGGGCTGAGTAGACGCGCAGCGTCGTATCGAAGACGCGACTACGGCGGGACATCCACTGAGGAAGCGCCCCTTCGCCAGGCTCAGGACAGGCTTCGATACGACCCATTCGGGCCTACTCAGTCCGAACGGTCAATTGAAGATTTTGCTCCACTGCAGCCCCCTCACCGTTCGGACTGAGTAGACGCGCAGCGTCGTATCGAAGACGCGACTACGGCGGGACATCCACTGAGGAAGCGCCCCTTCGCCAGGCTCAGGACAGGCTTCGATACGGCCCGTTCGGGCCTGCTCAGTCCGAACGGGTGTGCTTGGTAATCGACGGATCAAAAAACAATCGCCCGACAGGTTTGCGCCTGTCGGGCGATTTTTTCAGCTGCGCAGAGGCAGCGCGAAATTACTTGGCGTTCTTGTATGCTTCCACGCCCGCCAGGATTTCGGCGCGGGCGGCGTCCGGGCCTTCCCAGCCTTCGACCTTGACCCACTTGCCCTTTTCCAGGTCCTTGTAGTGCTCGAAGAAGTGCTTGATCTGGTTCAGGCGCAGTTCGTTCAGGTCTTCCGGCTTTTGCCAGTGGGTGTAGATCGGCAGGATCTTGTCGACCGGCACGGCCAGCAGCTTGGCGTCGATACCGGATTCATCGGCCATCTTGAGCACGCCGATAGGACGGCAACGCACCACCACGCCCGGGATCAGCGGGAACGGGGTGATCACCAGCACGTCGACCGGGTCGCCATCTTGCGACAGGGTCTGGGGGATGTAGCCGTAGTTGCACGGATAGTGCATGGCGGTGCCCATGAAACGGTCGACGAAGATGGCGCCGGTGTCCTTGTCCACTTCATACTTGATCGGATCGGCGTTCATCGGGATCTCGATGATCACGTTGAAGTCATTGGGCAGGTCGCGGCCAGCGGGGACGTTGTTCAGGCTCATGGGATTCTCACTTGGGAAAGAAACGGAAAGCGGTTTTTCGGATCGGCAACTCAACAGTGGGCAGGATCGCGGAAAGCCGCAATTATAGCGGCAATCTGGCGGCAATCGGCGCTTGCCGGGCATCTTGGCGGGTGCAACTTACGCCAACATGACAGTGCCTCCATGCGGCGCCAGGCCGGCAAAAAAAAGCGGAAGGGCTTGCGCCGCTTCCGCCTTGGTCTTTTCAGCTGCCCACAAGTTCAACGGATGGCTGTGGCCAGCGCGCATTGCTTGTAGTGGGCGGCGGCCTGGTCGGGCTGGTCCAGCGCTTCATGCAGCTGGGCCAGGGCCAGGTGCGATTCGCGCACGGTGCGCGGCTCGATGGCGTCCGACAGGGCTTGCTCCAGGTGGCGCTGGGCCTTGCCCCACAGCTTCTGGCGCAGGCAGAACATGCCCAGGGTCAGCGCCAGCTCGGCATCGGTGGGGTTCTTGGACAGCCAGGATTCGCAATGCTCGATCTGCGAGAGCAGCGCCGGCGAGCCGGCTTCGGCGGTCGATTCGCGGTAGGCGCGCAGCAAGCGGATATCCCAGTCAGCGGCCAGCCCGCGTTCCAGCAGGCTGCGCGCCTCGTCGTGCAGGCCGCGGCTGGAGAAGGCCTGGGCGGCGCGCACGGCGATGTAGGGCTTGAGCTTGTCGGCGCTGGGCACGGCGTTCCACAGCAGGCGGATCGACTCGGCGTCATGGGAGCGGTCCGACAGCAAGGCGTCGTAGGACATCTCGCGCAAGCGGTTCGACAGGGCCGGATGGAGGGCGTTGCGCTTGTCCAGGGTCTGCACCAGGCGCAGCACTTCGGGCCAGTTCTTGGCTTGCTGGTTGGCCTTCAGGGCCCATTGCAATGCCTGGATGTGGCGGGTGCCGTTGGCGTTCAACTCTTCCACCGTCTCCAGGGCCTGCTTGAAGTGGTGCTCGTCCACCTGCAGTTCCAGGGCGGTCATCAGGCGCGCGGCCTTGAGCGTGGGATCGACTTCGGTGCTGGCCAGCCAGATGTCACGGCGCTCGCCCTGGCGCATGCGATGCGCGGCGCGCGCGCCGATCAGGGCGGCGATGCCGGCATTGTCGGGCAGGTCCGAAGCCCGCGTGGCGGACTTCTCGGCCTGGCCGAAACGACCTTCGAAGTAGGCCTTCAGAGCGTCGCGCAAGGCCTTGTTGCTTTCGTTCTCGCGCTTGGCGCGGCGATAGGCGATCACGCGGCCCGGCAGCTTCTGGGTCAGGCGGATGGCGCGGATGACCACGTAGATCACCAGGAACACCGCCAGCACGGCGAAGATGAAGAAGTTCAGCGACAGGTCGATGCGGTACGGCGGGTAGAACAGCACCACATTGCCGGGATTGAAACGCGCCAGCACGGCCAGGCCGATAGCGGACGCGAAGAGGGTCAGAAGCCAGAGCAGTATTTTCATATCAGGTTCCCGTCAGCGGCTCAGTGGCGGGCCTTGTAGTTGCGCACGGCGTTGAGGCTCTCGGCCAGGGTCGGCAGCTGGATGGCCAGGTTGCTGCCCTGCACCTGCTTCAACAGCGCCTGGGTGGTCTGCACCTGCTTGGCGCGGGTATCGAAATACTTGGCGATGGTGTCCTGGGCCGAGGCGAGGTCGTTGCGGAAGGCGAACTCATTGCGCGAAAGCAGCGCCAGACGCGCATTCAACAGGCGCAGCTTGAGGTTTTCGCGGACGAAGTAGGCCTGCCCCGGCGAGAGCAGGATGG is drawn from Herbaspirillum seropedicae and contains these coding sequences:
- a CDS encoding DUF4440 domain-containing protein; translation: MKIVLSASALALILTGCASPQPGNGAGDISVLGPGETLVCKRTTGKEIAALFDRWNQSLQTLEPEAVAANYAPRSILLPTVSNKPRFTNEERIDYFEHFLHNKPVGKIDQRWLSIGCNTAIDAGLYSFTFGTTGQVVHARYTFTYEWDGKQWLISSHHSSAMPEK
- a CDS encoding DUF2515 family protein: MEGVESRMMWIKRAADSFHSLMQQKPDYMEAGLRTMAGRVTMDDSESPVLKAPQIYRL
- a CDS encoding methyl-accepting chemotaxis protein; protein product: MTIARKLYLLIVAVVLGVIMQAVVGLYQSHRIASSAGYSATDTIPSVLALNGATDAIYGIRLNIARYVIEPTAREKTVANMAALHQKAQDFFDQFERCCISDDTDRRMLEADRRFFAEYEKHRMAMVDLGSAGKEDALRVAMEEKMAPTGQRLMAVLNEHKNYNEQLGRQGAEAADEHLQLSIYLTIAAATLVIVMVSALSLLLVRNIRHSLHAATELADTIGRGDLSSQIVLRGRDEVTQLMLSLQRMTGSLVQILGKVNDSAATIETATREIASGNLDLSSRTEAQAGSLEETVSAMGQLTTTVKQNADNARQADELAQSASGVAGQAGKVVDEVILTMEAINASSLKIVDIISVIDGIAFQTNILALNAAVEAARAGEQGRGFAVVASEVRSLAQRSASAAREIKELIDDSVNKVQSGSRLVLQAGSTMEEVVTSVRRVSGIVRDISVASGEQSDGIAQVNQAIGMMDQTTQQNAALVEEAAAASQSLREQAKGLAQAVSVFRLERSAEAPQPESTEPVQEQPAMLALTA
- a CDS encoding methyl-accepting chemotaxis protein, translating into MTIAKKLHLLTLAVILGLASLSLLGIYQSREVAKAASYSSVNTVPSLLALGDAGEAAFGIRVGIWKYAAATDPVSRTRLEKAMAEQHDRVLAAFDRYAREDISDDTDRKLLEADRQAFADYEKQRAVVLRIGAESRNEEALRAIEQLVVPPGDKLIAALAEHRKYKEQLGRQGVETAEGILQSSTYQAILVSLLVAAIVGATSLLISRGISVSLDDAIRVANAIAHGDLSSKVKMTGKDEVGQLLHAIGEMTASLVNIVGNVRQSVAAIESASSEIASGNLDLSARTEAQAGSIEETASAMEQLTATVKQNADNAHQADTLASSASSVASEGGKVVQEVVHTMDAINSSSLKIVDIISVIDGIAFQTNILALNAAVEAARAGEQGRGFAVVASEVRSLAQRSASAAREIKELIDDSVEKVQSGSRLVMQAGNTMEQVVTSVQRVSDIVRDISVASGEQSDGIAQVNQAIGMMDQTTQQNAALVEEAAAASQSLREQAKGLAQAVSVFRLERSAAAAKPAVVAPVQEQPAMLALTA
- a CDS encoding GNAT family N-acetyltransferase, with translation MSHHLIWRRDDFLIDTDPDRLDIPLIHDVLTHSSWSPGIDINTVRTAIANSLCFGLYRGARQIGFARVVTDHATFGYLCDVFVLEDLRGQGLGRWLIESCNQHPTLLKLRRVMLTTSTAPWLYARCGFEAINRGDFVWHISRPDIYRTGSAD
- a CDS encoding DUF3300 domain-containing protein; amino-acid sequence: MNKSTLAWAACLVFSLVSGMPAQAQSAYPPAPAVYTQQQLDQMLAPVALYPDSLLAQVLMASTYPLEVVQAQRFIEARPGLQGDGLARAVAPMPWDPSVKALVQFPSVLAMMNDRLDWMQQLGQAFLGQQPAVMDTVQNLRERARIAGTLESSPQQRVVVQDDFIEIVPVNPQVVYVPYYNPVVVYGDWWWPSAPPVVWAPPPRYRPPSYNPGFSASISFSTGIGVMSAVFGEARPDWRERQVMVTQTRITNVNNINNNVVNNRIVNNNVTINRNVTVNQRPVVWHHEGRYGAGRAVPPPPALAAQAAPRPSPQGQPQAAAGMPSWRDHGPQPGPARPLPVADNPQQRIAQQDQMRQRQAVEQQRQREQQANDQQRQREQIVREQQRQHEQQAQDQRQQQQAQERQWQQRQQQMQMQMQQQHQQQMQQQQLQQQQREQQMRQQHQQQEQQREQQRQQQMMNQQREQQQRQMEQARQQQEQMRREQQARQQPPREPHPRREERRDDRRDERS